One Polaribacter sp. KT25b DNA segment encodes these proteins:
- a CDS encoding lysophospholipid acyltransferase family protein: MQFLAFAITYPFIWLLSRLPMRILYAFSDFFYFLIYYVIGYRKKVVLENLKLAFPKKSEEERIKIAKGFFKHLTDLIMESVKAFSISDKEISKRYTYKNPELVNNFVQQGRSIALVAAHQANWEWSISLPLVLEGNILGAYTRLGNSYFEKVVRNSREKFGILGYKTSETVRGMQKNFSEKMQGSYVLLSDQSPQVHKTFYWNEFFGVNVPIHTGAEMLSKRFNLVVINYITRKVKRGYYETEFQLITASPKEFEDYEITDKYISLTEKNINQQPELYLWSHKRFKHRNKFEEWKKIKASKQKTNS, translated from the coding sequence ATGCAATTTTTAGCCTTTGCTATTACTTATCCTTTTATCTGGTTACTTTCTAGATTACCAATGCGCATTTTATATGCATTCTCAGATTTCTTTTACTTTTTAATTTACTATGTAATCGGCTATAGAAAAAAAGTAGTTTTAGAAAATTTAAAACTGGCTTTTCCAAAAAAATCCGAAGAAGAGAGAATTAAAATAGCTAAAGGTTTTTTTAAACATTTAACAGATCTAATTATGGAAAGTGTAAAAGCTTTTTCTATTTCTGATAAAGAAATTTCTAAACGTTATACTTACAAAAATCCTGAGTTAGTAAACAACTTTGTACAACAAGGAAGGAGTATTGCATTAGTTGCTGCACATCAAGCAAATTGGGAATGGTCTATAAGTTTACCATTAGTTTTAGAAGGTAATATTTTGGGTGCTTATACAAGATTAGGCAATTCTTATTTTGAAAAAGTAGTTAGAAATTCTAGAGAAAAATTTGGTATTCTAGGATACAAAACAAGTGAAACCGTAAGAGGAATGCAAAAGAATTTTTCGGAAAAAATGCAAGGTTCGTACGTATTATTAAGCGATCAATCTCCACAAGTACATAAAACATTTTACTGGAATGAATTTTTTGGAGTTAACGTTCCTATTCATACGGGTGCAGAAATGCTTTCTAAACGATTTAATTTAGTGGTCATAAATTACATCACTAGAAAAGTAAAAAGAGGTTATTATGAAACGGAATTTCAACTAATAACAGCTTCTCCAAAAGAGTTTGAGGATTATGAAATTACAGATAAATATATCAGCTTAACAGAAAAGAATATTAACCAACAACCTGAGCTTTATTTATGGTCTCATAAGAGATTTAAACACAGAAACAAATTTGAAGAATGGAAAAAAATAAAGGCTTCTAAACAGAAAACCAACTCTTAA
- a CDS encoding rhomboid family intramembrane serine protease encodes MQGSNPIVLVIIIANVLFSMKGFDDYSFLDKYKFQVGRVLGKEKIRMLSSGFLHVDWMHLGFNMYALYMFGGFVTNFLGTISFLIIYFGSLLAGSLYTLHYHKDEPYYSAVGASGAVSGIVYSSILLFPDMQLLLFFAIPIPGYVFAVGYLLYSIYGMKKQVGNIGHAAHLGGTIGGFILTLILNPILFTTNSQLVIMLAIPIILLLLFGDKLKNL; translated from the coding sequence ATGCAAGGTTCAAATCCCATAGTTTTAGTAATAATTATCGCCAACGTTTTGTTTTCTATGAAAGGTTTTGATGATTATTCTTTTTTAGATAAATATAAATTTCAAGTAGGTAGAGTTTTAGGTAAAGAAAAAATTAGAATGTTATCTTCTGGTTTTTTACATGTAGATTGGATGCATCTTGGGTTTAATATGTATGCGCTTTATATGTTTGGTGGTTTTGTAACTAACTTTTTAGGAACTATTAGTTTCTTAATTATTTATTTTGGAAGTTTATTAGCAGGTAGTTTATATACATTACATTATCATAAAGACGAACCTTATTATAGTGCAGTAGGTGCTTCTGGTGCAGTTTCTGGAATTGTATATTCTTCTATTTTGTTATTTCCAGATATGCAATTGTTATTGTTTTTTGCAATTCCGATTCCTGGATATGTTTTTGCTGTAGGATACTTATTATATTCTATTTATGGTATGAAAAAACAAGTAGGTAATATTGGACACGCTGCACATTTAGGAGGAACTATCGGTGGGTTTATTTTAACACTTATATTAAATCCTATTTTATTTACAACTAATAGTCAATTAGTTATTATGCTTGCAATTCCTATTATTTTGTTATTGCTTTTTGGTGATAAATTAAAGAATTTGTAA
- the glmM gene encoding phosphoglucosamine mutase, whose amino-acid sequence MTLIKSISGIRGTIGGKTADNLTPIDAVKFASAYGAFIKSRNPNKEKITVVIGRDARISGKMISSLVANTLVGLGINVVDLGLSTTPTVEVAVPLENADGGIILTASHNPKQWNALKLLNEKGEFLNGEEGEQILALAESEDFEFAEVDDLGSYKKNKKYLKKHIKEVLNLDLVDVKAIKKAKFKVVVDGVNSTGGIFIPALLKKLGVECVELYCTPNGEFPHNPEPLKEHLTAISELVVKEKADLGIVVDPDVDRLALVSEDGSMFGEEYTLVACADYVLGRLKGGNTVSNLSSSRALRDVTEKHGGTYTASAVGEVNVVIKMKETNTVIGGEGNGGIIYPASHYGRDSLVGVALFLSHLAHQKVSCKTLRDSYPSYFMSKNKIQLTPEINVDEILETMASTYKNEDVNTIDGVKIDFADEWIHLRKSNTEPIIRIYTEAKSQQAADDLAVRFIKEIKAIIA is encoded by the coding sequence ATGACATTAATAAAATCAATATCAGGAATTAGAGGTACAATTGGTGGAAAAACTGCCGATAATTTAACACCTATAGATGCTGTAAAATTTGCTTCAGCTTATGGAGCTTTTATAAAAAGTAGAAACCCAAACAAAGAAAAAATTACAGTTGTAATTGGTAGAGATGCTCGTATTTCTGGTAAAATGATTTCTAGTTTGGTAGCAAATACTTTAGTTGGTTTAGGTATTAATGTAGTTGATTTAGGTTTATCAACAACGCCAACTGTTGAAGTTGCTGTGCCTTTAGAAAATGCTGATGGAGGTATTATTTTAACTGCTTCTCATAATCCAAAACAATGGAATGCCTTAAAATTATTAAACGAAAAAGGAGAATTTTTAAATGGAGAAGAAGGTGAGCAAATTCTTGCTTTAGCAGAAAGTGAAGATTTTGAGTTTGCAGAAGTTGATGATTTAGGTTCTTATAAAAAGAATAAAAAATACCTAAAAAAACATATTAAAGAAGTTTTAAATCTTGATTTAGTGGATGTAAAAGCCATTAAAAAAGCAAAATTTAAAGTAGTTGTTGATGGTGTAAATTCTACTGGAGGAATTTTTATTCCTGCTTTGTTAAAAAAATTAGGTGTTGAATGTGTTGAATTATATTGTACACCAAATGGCGAGTTTCCTCACAATCCAGAACCTTTAAAAGAACACTTAACAGCTATTTCTGAATTGGTAGTTAAAGAAAAAGCAGATTTAGGAATTGTGGTTGATCCAGATGTAGATAGATTGGCTTTAGTTTCTGAAGATGGTTCTATGTTTGGCGAAGAATATACGTTGGTTGCTTGTGCAGATTATGTTTTAGGACGATTAAAAGGCGGAAACACAGTTTCTAACTTATCATCTTCTAGAGCGTTAAGAGATGTTACAGAAAAACATGGCGGAACCTATACTGCATCTGCAGTTGGTGAAGTTAATGTGGTAATAAAAATGAAAGAAACAAATACTGTAATTGGCGGTGAAGGAAATGGAGGAATCATTTATCCTGCGTCACATTATGGGCGTGATTCTCTTGTTGGAGTTGCTTTGTTTTTATCGCATTTAGCACATCAAAAAGTATCTTGTAAAACCTTGAGAGATTCATATCCAAGTTATTTTATGAGTAAAAATAAAATTCAATTAACGCCAGAAATTAATGTTGATGAAATTTTAGAAACCATGGCATCAACCTATAAAAATGAAGATGTAAATACAATTGATGGCGTAAAAATCGATTTTGCTGATGAATGGATTCATTTAAGAAAATCGAACACAGAACCAATTATTAGAATTTATACAGAAGCAAAATCACAACAAGCAGCAGATGATTTAGCGGTTAGATTTATCAAGGAAATTAAAGCAATAATAGCATAA
- the rimO gene encoding 30S ribosomal protein S12 methylthiotransferase RimO produces the protein MRTKTIKKNKINVVTLGCSKNIYDSEVLMGQLKANGKEVVHEDENDDGNIVVINTCGFIGKAKEESIDTILHYAKRKEAGEIDKVFVSGCLSERYKPDLESEIPNVDQYFGTHDLPNLLKVLEADYKHELIGERLTTTPKHYAYLKIAEGCDRPCSFCAIPLMRGKHVSTPIEDIVTEATKLAEKGIKEVMLIAQDLTYYGLDIYKKRALADLLEALAKVDGIEWIRMHYAFPTGFPMDVLDVMKREPKVCNYLDIPLQHINTELLKSMKRGTTHEKTTALIHKFRETVPEMGIRTTLIVGYPGETEEMFQELKDWVEEMRFERLGVFEYSHEENTGAYVLEDDVPADVKFKRVNEIMETQSQISWELNQEKIGKTFRCLFDRKDGEFFYGRTEYDSPDVDNDVVVDAKEHYIKIGEFIDIKIHDAGDYDLHGTPVVKQEKPVSLNQKRK, from the coding sequence ATGCGTACAAAAACCATCAAAAAAAATAAAATTAACGTTGTTACTTTAGGTTGTTCTAAGAATATTTACGATTCTGAAGTATTAATGGGGCAATTAAAAGCCAATGGAAAAGAGGTTGTTCATGAAGATGAAAATGATGATGGAAATATAGTGGTAATCAATACTTGCGGATTTATTGGTAAAGCAAAAGAAGAAAGTATTGATACTATTTTACATTATGCAAAAAGAAAAGAAGCTGGTGAAATTGATAAAGTTTTTGTTTCTGGTTGTTTAAGTGAACGTTATAAACCAGATTTAGAAAGTGAAATTCCGAATGTAGATCAATATTTTGGTACACACGATTTACCTAATTTATTAAAGGTTTTAGAAGCAGATTATAAACACGAATTAATTGGAGAACGTTTAACAACAACGCCAAAACATTATGCATATTTAAAAATTGCTGAAGGTTGCGATAGACCATGTTCTTTTTGCGCAATTCCTTTAATGAGAGGAAAACATGTTTCTACGCCTATTGAAGATATCGTTACAGAAGCTACAAAATTAGCCGAAAAAGGAATTAAAGAAGTAATGTTAATTGCACAAGATTTAACATATTATGGTTTAGATATTTATAAGAAAAGAGCCTTGGCAGATTTGTTAGAAGCGTTGGCAAAAGTTGATGGAATTGAATGGATTAGAATGCATTATGCTTTTCCAACAGGTTTCCCGATGGATGTTTTAGATGTGATGAAACGCGAGCCTAAAGTGTGTAATTATTTAGATATTCCGTTGCAACACATTAATACCGAGTTATTAAAATCGATGAAACGTGGAACGACGCATGAAAAAACAACCGCGTTAATTCATAAATTTAGAGAAACGGTTCCAGAAATGGGTATTAGAACTACTTTAATTGTTGGTTATCCTGGAGAAACAGAAGAAATGTTTCAAGAATTAAAAGATTGGGTAGAAGAAATGCGTTTTGAACGTTTAGGAGTTTTTGAATATTCGCACGAAGAAAATACAGGTGCGTATGTTTTAGAAGACGATGTTCCTGCGGATGTGAAGTTTAAAAGAGTTAATGAAATTATGGAAACTCAATCTCAAATTTCTTGGGAATTGAATCAAGAAAAAATTGGTAAAACGTTTAGATGTCTGTTTGATAGAAAAGATGGAGAGTTTTTCTACGGAAGAACAGAATATGATTCGCCAGATGTAGATAATGACGTTGTCGTTGATGCGAAAGAACATTATATTAAAATTGGTGAATTTATTGATATTAAAATTCATGATGCTGGAGATTATGATTTACATGGTACGCCAGTTGTAAAGCAAGAAAAACCAGTTTCTTTAAATCAGAAAAGAAAATAG
- a CDS encoding serine hydrolase, with the protein MNSTKIYSLLLLFFFTFSFCSKKDIEEEIIEEPQTAEIYFPSITTNIWETILPEELNWNLTKIEDLKTFLSEKNTKSFMVLYNGKIVMEEYFNNHTATSNWYRASAGKTLTSTVSGIAQDENLLHINDKVSDYLGTGWTSATLDKENLITCKNLLSMTSGLDDSLGDAVSPDNLKYVADAGTRWAYHNVYVKMQDVVANASNTTWSNYFNTKLRDKIDMNGVWTDVGSLSVYWSTTRSMARFGLLISANGKWENTQIVSESFLNEATNTSQNINTSYGYYWWLNGKPNYHLPQSQYQFNGELIPNAPADMLCALGKNDQKIYVVPSKKLIIIRMGEAAEDSNFALSNFDNELWEKMNDVIE; encoded by the coding sequence ATGAATTCAACCAAAATATATTCGTTATTACTTTTATTTTTTTTCACATTTTCTTTTTGTTCAAAAAAAGATATTGAAGAAGAAATTATAGAAGAACCACAAACAGCAGAAATCTACTTTCCTTCTATAACAACAAATATTTGGGAAACAATACTACCTGAGGAATTAAATTGGAATCTTACCAAAATTGAAGATTTAAAAACATTTTTATCAGAAAAAAACACCAAAAGTTTTATGGTGCTTTACAACGGAAAAATTGTGATGGAAGAATATTTTAACAATCACACGGCAACTTCTAATTGGTATAGGGCAAGTGCGGGCAAAACATTAACTTCTACAGTTTCCGGAATTGCACAAGACGAAAATCTATTACATATAAATGATAAAGTTTCTGATTATTTAGGAACTGGTTGGACAAGCGCTACTTTGGATAAAGAAAACCTAATTACCTGCAAAAACCTTTTGTCTATGACTTCTGGCTTAGACGATAGTTTAGGTGATGCTGTTTCTCCAGATAATTTAAAATATGTTGCTGATGCAGGAACTCGTTGGGCGTATCATAATGTGTATGTAAAAATGCAAGATGTTGTTGCAAACGCAAGCAATACAACTTGGTCTAACTACTTTAATACAAAATTACGAGATAAAATTGACATGAATGGAGTTTGGACAGATGTAGGAAGTTTAAGTGTTTATTGGAGCACAACAAGATCTATGGCGCGTTTTGGGTTGTTAATTTCGGCAAACGGAAAATGGGAAAACACACAAATTGTTTCTGAAAGCTTTTTAAATGAAGCTACAAATACTTCTCAAAATATTAATACTTCTTACGGATATTATTGGTGGTTAAACGGAAAACCGAATTATCATTTACCACAAAGTCAGTATCAATTTAATGGCGAATTAATACCAAATGCTCCTGCTGATATGTTATGTGCTTTGGGAAAAAATGACCAGAAAATTTACGTTGTTCCAAGTAAAAAACTAATAATTATTAGAATGGGAGAAGCCGCAGAAGACTCTAATTTTGCATTGTCTAATTTTGATAATGAGTTGTGGGAAAAGATGAATGACGTAATTGAATAG
- a CDS encoding MBL fold metallo-hydrolase — protein MKKDKKLLQITFLGTGTSQGIPMIASNDPVCLSKDQKDKRLRSSIMISWNEVSYVIDCGPDFRQQMLRENVQLINGVLFTHEHSDHTAGIDDLRPFCYKIGEMPIYLSEKTLQSLEQRFDYIFSKENRYPGAPSVQSNIVNKIPFILDDVQVIPIHVMHGNLPVLAYRIQDFAYLTDVKSILKSEKEKLKNLDVLVVNALRHEEHPTHFNLQDALDFVKEIKPKKTYFTHISHKLGFHSKVSETLPKNVYLAYDGLKISV, from the coding sequence ATGAAAAAAGATAAAAAACTCTTACAGATTACTTTTTTAGGTACGGGAACTTCTCAAGGAATACCAATGATTGCAAGTAACGACCCAGTTTGTTTGTCTAAAGACCAAAAAGACAAGCGATTACGTTCTTCAATAATGATTTCTTGGAATGAAGTTTCATATGTAATTGATTGTGGACCAGATTTTAGGCAGCAAATGTTGCGAGAAAATGTACAATTAATTAATGGTGTTTTATTTACGCACGAACATTCAGATCATACTGCTGGTATAGACGATTTACGGCCTTTTTGTTACAAAATAGGAGAAATGCCAATTTATTTAAGTGAGAAAACATTACAAAGTTTAGAGCAGCGTTTTGATTATATTTTTAGTAAAGAAAATAGATATCCTGGTGCACCAAGTGTACAATCTAATATTGTTAACAAAATACCTTTTATTCTTGATGATGTCCAGGTAATTCCTATTCACGTTATGCATGGTAATTTGCCTGTACTAGCTTATAGAATTCAAGACTTTGCTTATTTAACAGATGTAAAGTCAATTTTAAAGTCAGAAAAAGAAAAACTTAAAAACTTAGATGTTTTAGTTGTAAATGCATTAAGGCATGAAGAACATCCTACGCACTTTAATTTACAAGATGCATTAGATTTTGTAAAAGAAATAAAGCCTAAAAAAACATATTTTACACACATAAGCCATAAATTAGGTTTTCACTCTAAAGTTTCAGAAACTTTACCAAAAAATGTTTATTTAGCTTATGATGGCTTAAAAATAAGTGTTTAG
- a CDS encoding RNA polymerase sigma factor has product MTEEITFIAELKNGKTKEKAFRVLITQYKERLYWHIRKIVISHDDADDVLQNTFIKIFKNIDKFNEQSKLYSWMYRIATNEAITFINKRAKDRSVDISDYQHQLASTLESDVYFSGDEIKVILQKAIATLPQKQQLVFNMKYFDELKYNEISEILETSVGALKASYFHAVKKIENYIKSETN; this is encoded by the coding sequence TTGACTGAAGAAATTACTTTTATTGCAGAACTTAAAAACGGTAAAACTAAAGAAAAAGCGTTTCGTGTATTGATTACTCAATACAAAGAACGCTTATATTGGCACATTCGTAAAATTGTAATTTCGCATGATGATGCAGATGATGTTTTACAAAATACTTTTATAAAAATTTTTAAAAATATAGATAAATTTAACGAGCAAAGTAAACTCTATTCTTGGATGTACAGAATTGCTACAAATGAAGCTATTACCTTTATCAATAAAAGAGCCAAGGATAGAAGTGTAGATATTTCTGATTATCAACATCAATTAGCCTCTACTCTAGAAAGTGATGTGTATTTTTCTGGTGATGAAATTAAAGTTATTTTACAAAAAGCAATTGCAACTTTACCACAAAAACAGCAACTTGTTTTTAACATGAAATATTTTGATGAATTAAAGTATAACGAAATATCAGAAATTTTAGAAACTTCTGTAGGAGCCTTAAAAGCATCTTATTTTCATGCAGTTAAAAAAATTGAAAATTATATAAAATCAGAAACTAATTAA
- a CDS encoding nicotinate-nucleotide adenylyltransferase, with protein sequence MAISLRGDQEISSVPTIKSKALRINLNRDIYGTFAEIGAGQETARNFFRSGAASGTIAKAMSAYDKDFSDAIYGMEEDKRYVTQPRLHTMLRHEIDLIEDRLSRQKHPEKLFFSYANTVTTIDFARQFKGHGWVGIRFQLDPLEGYNEIVLHLRFKETDARLQQETLGALGVNLIYGAFYLNDSPKELIKSFYDNLGNHQIEIDMVNFSGPRFMYVDNRLMSLQLLKNGMTNAVMFGADGNNLLPAQVLYKKNILALRGSFRPVTKVNMDMFELSKKMFLEDNKVEEKKTQIIFEITLSNLTEEGKINERDFLDRAELLCSLGQNVMITNFQQYFKLVEYFSEFTKERMALAMGVFNLIQIFDEKYYRDLSGGILEAFGKLFYRDLKVYMYPYKDPETGEYINSDNLKVHPRMKELYKYFKHNGKLADIKDFNKEHLEIFSRTVLKMIMDGEKGWEDMLPAGIADTIKQKRLFGYSRARATRK encoded by the coding sequence ATGGCAATTTCTTTAAGAGGAGATCAAGAAATTAGTAGTGTACCAACTATTAAAAGCAAAGCTTTAAGAATAAATTTAAACAGAGATATTTACGGAACATTTGCCGAAATTGGAGCAGGACAAGAAACTGCTCGTAATTTTTTTAGATCTGGCGCTGCTTCTGGTACAATTGCAAAGGCAATGAGTGCTTATGATAAAGATTTTTCTGATGCTATTTATGGTATGGAAGAAGATAAACGCTACGTTACACAACCTCGTTTACACACAATGCTTCGACATGAAATAGATTTAATAGAAGATCGATTAAGTAGACAAAAACATCCTGAAAAATTATTTTTTAGTTATGCAAATACTGTAACTACAATCGATTTTGCTAGACAATTTAAAGGTCATGGTTGGGTAGGAATTCGTTTTCAATTAGATCCACTAGAAGGTTATAATGAAATTGTTTTGCATTTACGTTTTAAAGAAACAGATGCTCGTTTACAACAAGAAACTCTTGGTGCTTTAGGTGTTAACCTAATTTATGGTGCTTTTTATTTAAATGATAGTCCTAAAGAATTGATAAAATCTTTTTATGACAATTTAGGAAATCATCAAATAGAAATTGATATGGTTAATTTCTCTGGACCACGTTTTATGTACGTAGACAATAGATTAATGAGTTTACAATTACTTAAAAATGGCATGACAAATGCAGTAATGTTTGGTGCTGATGGAAATAATTTATTACCAGCACAAGTACTTTATAAAAAGAACATTTTAGCTTTGCGTGGTAGTTTTAGACCTGTTACTAAAGTAAATATGGACATGTTTGAACTTTCTAAAAAAATGTTTTTAGAAGATAATAAAGTTGAAGAAAAAAAGACCCAAATTATATTTGAAATTACCCTAAGCAATTTAACAGAAGAAGGTAAAATTAACGAAAGAGATTTTCTTGACAGAGCCGAATTATTGTGTTCTTTAGGGCAAAATGTAATGATTACCAACTTTCAACAATACTTTAAATTAGTTGAATATTTTAGCGAATTTACAAAAGAAAGAATGGCTTTAGCAATGGGCGTATTTAATCTTATTCAAATTTTTGACGAAAAATATTATCGAGATTTAAGTGGTGGTATTTTAGAAGCATTTGGTAAACTTTTTTATAGAGATTTAAAAGTATATATGTATCCTTATAAAGATCCAGAAACTGGAGAATACATAAATAGCGACAACTTAAAAGTACATCCACGAATGAAAGAATTATACAAGTACTTTAAGCATAATGGTAAACTTGCAGATATAAAAGACTTTAACAAAGAACACTTAGAAATCTTTTCTAGAACTGTTTTAAAAATGATTATGGATGGCGAAAAAGGTTGGGAAGATATGTTACCAGCCGGAATTGCAGATACCATAAAACAAAAACGTTTATTTGGTTATTCTAGAGCAAGAGCTACTAGAAAATAA
- a CDS encoding aminotransferase class V-fold PLP-dependent enzyme, translated as MNLEQFFSQFRQQTIGVNQTFTSPYGEQKIIYADWTASGRLYRSIEEKICNELGPFVANTHTETSTTGAAMTLAYHEARNIIKRHVNANSNDVLITTGSGMTGVVNKFQRILGLKVSESLKNYTTIPEGLKPIVFVSHMEHHSNQTSWLETIADVEVVPCNEEGLVCLESFEKCIQKHENRIIKIASITACSNVTGIKTDYHKVAKLIHEYNGLCFVDFACCAPYVDINMHPEIEEEYLDAIFFSPHKFLGGPGSAGVLIFNKKLYKNTVPDNPGGGTVSYTNPWGQHDYFDDVETREDGGTPGFLQTIKIALAIQLKNKMGVENIKKREDEINKVMFATLENLSDVKILAPNHKERLSIFSFYFEKYHFNLVVKLLNDRFGIQTRGGCSCAGTYGHFLLNVDQATSNRIKDEILHGCNTQKPGWIRLSLHPTVTNAELDFICNSLQELSENIENWSQDYSYDSIKNDYAHKSVEPIEKELVKSWFSV; from the coding sequence ATGAATTTAGAACAATTTTTTTCTCAGTTTAGACAACAAACTATTGGTGTAAATCAAACATTTACATCTCCTTATGGAGAGCAGAAAATAATCTATGCAGATTGGACTGCAAGTGGTAGATTGTACAGGTCAATTGAAGAAAAAATTTGTAATGAATTAGGACCTTTTGTTGCAAATACGCATACAGAAACTTCTACAACAGGCGCTGCAATGACGCTTGCGTATCATGAAGCTAGGAATATTATAAAACGTCATGTAAATGCAAATTCGAACGATGTTTTAATTACCACAGGTTCTGGAATGACAGGTGTTGTGAATAAGTTTCAAAGAATTTTGGGGTTAAAAGTATCAGAAAGTTTAAAAAATTACACAACTATTCCAGAGGGTTTAAAACCGATTGTTTTTGTATCTCATATGGAACATCATTCTAATCAAACTTCTTGGCTAGAAACAATTGCAGATGTAGAGGTTGTTCCTTGTAACGAAGAAGGTTTAGTATGTTTAGAAAGCTTTGAAAAATGTATTCAAAAACATGAAAATAGAATTATAAAAATCGCGTCAATTACTGCGTGTTCTAATGTTACAGGTATAAAAACTGATTATCATAAAGTTGCAAAATTAATTCATGAATATAATGGCTTATGTTTTGTAGATTTTGCTTGTTGTGCACCTTATGTTGATATTAATATGCATCCAGAAATTGAGGAAGAATATTTAGATGCAATTTTCTTTTCTCCGCATAAATTTTTAGGAGGACCAGGAAGTGCTGGAGTTTTAATTTTTAATAAGAAATTATATAAAAATACAGTGCCAGATAATCCTGGAGGAGGAACTGTAAGTTATACAAATCCTTGGGGACAACATGATTATTTTGATGATGTTGAAACTAGAGAAGATGGTGGAACGCCCGGTTTTTTACAAACTATTAAGATTGCTTTGGCTATTCAGTTGAAAAACAAAATGGGTGTAGAGAACATCAAAAAAAGAGAAGATGAAATTAATAAAGTGATGTTTGCTACTTTAGAAAATTTATCAGACGTAAAAATATTAGCGCCAAATCATAAAGAACGATTAAGTATTTTTTCTTTCTATTTTGAAAAGTATCATTTTAATTTAGTTGTAAAATTATTAAACGATCGTTTCGGAATTCAGACTAGAGGAGGTTGTTCTTGTGCAGGAACGTATGGACATTTTTTACTAAATGTAGATCAAGCAACATCAAACAGAATAAAAGATGAAATTTTACACGGTTGTAATACGCAAAAACCAGGTTGGATTCGTTTGTCTTTACATCCAACAGTAACAAATGCTGAACTCGATTTTATTTGTAATTCTCTACAAGAATTATCAGAAAATATAGAAAATTGGTCTCAAGATTATTCTTACGATTCCATTAAGAATGATTACGCACATAAATCTGTAGAACCAATAGAAAAAGAGTTGGTTAAGAGTTGGTTTTCTGTTTAG
- a CDS encoding diphthine--ammonia ligase, giving the protein MKKTYFNWSSGKDSALALYKVLQDSDYNVDLLVTTVNKNFDRVSMHGLRNELLSKQAASIGINLKTIEFPADVTMDLYSEIMKKAMDSLVEQEYSHTIFGDIFLEDLKAYRDTKLAEVNIKGVYPLWKKDTKEILQEFLDLGFKAITVCVNAKLLGEEFVGRIIDEQFIKDLPENVDVCGENGEFHTFVFDGPIFKKPIDFTVGEKTLRSYTLHDDDDDNCYQAKKEGANHDTSFWYCDLT; this is encoded by the coding sequence ATGAAAAAAACATATTTTAATTGGAGTTCTGGTAAGGATTCTGCATTGGCGCTTTATAAAGTTTTACAAGATTCAGATTATAATGTAGATTTATTAGTAACCACAGTCAATAAAAATTTTGATAGAGTTTCTATGCATGGTCTTAGAAATGAATTGTTATCGAAGCAAGCAGCATCAATAGGAATCAATCTAAAAACTATAGAATTTCCTGCGGATGTTACGATGGATTTGTATTCCGAAATCATGAAAAAAGCGATGGATTCTTTAGTAGAACAAGAATATTCGCATACTATTTTTGGTGATATCTTTTTAGAAGATTTAAAAGCGTATAGAGATACCAAATTAGCAGAAGTTAATATTAAAGGAGTTTATCCGCTTTGGAAAAAAGATACAAAAGAAATACTACAAGAATTTCTAGATTTGGGCTTTAAAGCAATTACTGTTTGTGTAAATGCTAAGTTATTAGGCGAGGAGTTTGTTGGTAGAATTATTGACGAACAGTTTATAAAAGACTTACCAGAAAATGTAGATGTTTGTGGCGAAAATGGAGAGTTTCACACCTTTGTTTTTGATGGACCTATTTTTAAAAAACCAATTGATTTTACTGTTGGAGAAAAAACGCTACGTTCTTACACCTTGCATGACGATGACGATGATAATTGTTATCAAGCTAAAAAAGAAGGAGCAAACCACGATACTAGTTTTTGGTATTGCGATTTGACTTAA